One window of the Nocardia huaxiensis genome contains the following:
- a CDS encoding ester cyclase, with amino-acid sequence MIPTDAVNRAFWLPWLTLWNGDLDGAPRLIDDRFAVHVALLDGANARDIRGPAGLAEWISDVRAVFPDLRFTTQIGPIADDTFVVGRWHATGTYGGGFVGAQAPVGTRVAFAGVDILRIEDLRIAEQWLHVDVHDMLTQIGVHC; translated from the coding sequence ATGATCCCCACCGACGCCGTCAACCGCGCATTCTGGCTGCCGTGGCTGACACTGTGGAACGGTGACCTGGACGGCGCCCCGCGGCTGATCGACGACCGCTTCGCGGTCCACGTGGCGCTGCTCGACGGCGCGAACGCGCGCGATATCCGCGGCCCGGCCGGACTGGCCGAATGGATCTCCGATGTGCGCGCGGTCTTTCCCGATCTGCGTTTCACCACCCAGATCGGCCCGATCGCCGACGACACCTTCGTGGTCGGGCGCTGGCACGCGACCGGCACCTACGGGGGTGGTTTCGTCGGCGCGCAGGCGCCCGTGGGCACCCGCGTGGCCTTCGCGGGCGTCGACATTCTGCGCATCGAGGACCTCCGGATCGCCGAGCAGTGGCTGCACGTCGACGTGCACGACATGCTCACCCAGATCGGAGTGCACTGCTGA
- a CDS encoding TetR/AcrR family transcriptional regulator, translated as MTETVQHPRARFKAQTRAEIKDAALAQLAAGGVASIALQRIAKGLGLSGPALYRYFDSKDALLTELMRDAYTEFATAIEAAAVPAATPRARLRALAVAYRGWAVTHPHRYLLIQGAPLPGYDAPAESLARLRAVLAHFLDVFETATPAVSLDALISQAEDWLRAGGPMADWVAAHCATPRLGVAPAGVLLTWSIMHGVVSLETAGQYTGLGLTGEMLLDTQITVLADTFGLR; from the coding sequence ATGACGGAAACGGTTCAACACCCGCGAGCGCGTTTCAAGGCGCAGACCCGCGCCGAGATCAAGGACGCGGCGCTGGCACAACTCGCCGCGGGCGGCGTCGCCTCGATCGCGCTGCAGCGCATCGCCAAGGGGCTCGGCCTGTCGGGCCCGGCGCTCTACCGGTACTTCGACAGCAAGGACGCGCTGCTGACCGAGCTCATGCGCGACGCCTACACCGAATTCGCCACCGCCATCGAGGCCGCCGCCGTCCCGGCGGCCACACCGCGCGCCCGGCTGCGGGCCCTGGCGGTCGCCTACCGCGGCTGGGCGGTCACCCACCCCCATCGCTATCTGTTGATCCAGGGCGCGCCGCTGCCCGGCTACGACGCCCCCGCCGAGAGCCTGGCCCGGCTGCGCGCCGTGCTGGCGCACTTCCTCGACGTCTTCGAAACCGCCACTCCCGCAGTGTCATTGGACGCCTTGATCAGCCAGGCGGAGGACTGGTTGCGAGCCGGCGGACCGATGGCCGACTGGGTGGCGGCGCACTGCGCGACCCCGCGTCTCGGCGTCGCCCCGGCCGGGGTCCTGCTCACCTGGTCGATCATGCACGGCGTGGTCAGCCTCGAGACCGCGGGTCAGTACACCGGCCTGGGTCTCACCGGCGAGATGCTGCTCGATACCCAGATCACCGTTCTCGCAGACACTTTCGGCCTGCGCTGA
- a CDS encoding winged helix-turn-helix transcriptional regulator — MENETIGYGQYCPISRALDLLGERWSLLIMRDLLTGTTRFNDLARGLPGLSRSLLVKRLRRFERAGLVEKMGSRYLLTEAGRELEPILFGLGAWGARWTFGDPEPEELDPDLLVWWMHTRLDTSSFPGKRQVLGVRFTDEPKRYWIVVESGDASVCDTDPGFPVDVLITSDVSTLYQVWLGRVPLHHAVRTGRVEFLGPSALTRHMGTVLRLSPVA, encoded by the coding sequence ATGGAAAACGAGACCATCGGCTACGGGCAGTACTGTCCGATCTCGCGGGCGCTCGACCTGCTCGGGGAGCGGTGGTCGCTGCTCATCATGCGTGATCTGCTCACCGGCACAACACGATTCAACGATCTGGCGCGTGGCCTGCCGGGCCTGTCGCGCAGCCTGCTGGTGAAGCGGCTGCGCCGGTTCGAGCGCGCCGGGCTGGTGGAGAAGATGGGCAGCCGCTACCTACTCACCGAGGCCGGGCGGGAGCTGGAACCGATCCTGTTCGGGCTGGGCGCGTGGGGTGCGCGCTGGACCTTCGGCGATCCGGAGCCGGAGGAGCTGGATCCCGATCTGCTGGTGTGGTGGATGCACACACGGCTGGACACGTCCTCGTTCCCGGGCAAACGGCAGGTGCTGGGCGTGCGGTTCACCGATGAGCCCAAGCGGTACTGGATCGTGGTGGAGTCCGGCGACGCCTCGGTGTGCGACACCGATCCGGGCTTCCCGGTGGATGTCCTCATCACCTCGGATGTGAGCACGCTGTATCAGGTGTGGCTGGGTCGCGTGCCGCTGCATCACGCGGTGCGCACCGGGCGCGTGGAATTCCTCGGGCCGTCCGCGCTGACCCGGCACATGGGCACGGTGCTGCGGCTGTCGCCGGTGGCGTGA
- a CDS encoding acyl-CoA dehydrogenase family protein — MTTTAPENTPATALDPIAAAAAIGAELADGVADRDRSGELSTVAFDLLRTAGLSRALVPAEFGGGAVTHAEMGEILRELGRHDPSTAVAFAMHSHLVATQLWRHKHGMDASGIFQKVAAGAILVSTGASDWVESNGRVVRVDGGYRVSARKMPASGCEAGTVVVTSLRWDDAPDGPQVLHCAIPFASPGVSIDKTWNTLGLRASGSHTVVFEDVFVPDAAVSLIRPADVWPPILNVVIGAAMPLVMSAYLGIADSAVELATSLAAQREAAHLVSLVGEMANAHTTAADLIDAMFSESDDLRFANTDAHAARILSRKTVAADALIQTVRLAIEIVGGLGFSRDYPLEMWYRDIHGALFHPLPRAKQLRFTGHVLLGNTPLG, encoded by the coding sequence ATGACGACTACCGCTCCTGAAAACACCCCCGCCACCGCCCTGGACCCGATCGCGGCGGCCGCCGCCATCGGCGCGGAACTCGCCGATGGCGTCGCCGATCGCGACCGCTCCGGCGAGCTCTCCACCGTCGCCTTCGATCTGCTGCGCACTGCCGGACTGTCCCGGGCGCTGGTGCCGGCCGAATTCGGCGGCGGCGCGGTCACGCACGCCGAAATGGGCGAGATCCTGCGGGAACTGGGCCGCCACGATCCCTCCACGGCGGTGGCCTTCGCCATGCACTCGCATCTGGTGGCCACCCAGCTGTGGCGGCACAAGCACGGCATGGACGCCAGCGGAATCTTCCAGAAGGTCGCGGCCGGAGCCATTCTGGTGAGCACCGGCGCCTCGGACTGGGTGGAATCCAATGGCCGGGTCGTGCGGGTGGACGGCGGCTACCGGGTGAGCGCGCGCAAGATGCCCGCCAGCGGGTGCGAGGCCGGGACCGTGGTGGTGACCAGCCTGCGCTGGGACGACGCCCCCGATGGTCCGCAGGTGCTGCACTGCGCGATTCCGTTCGCCTCCCCCGGGGTGAGCATCGACAAGACTTGGAACACACTGGGTTTGCGGGCCAGCGGCTCGCACACGGTGGTGTTCGAGGACGTGTTCGTGCCCGATGCGGCGGTCTCGCTGATCCGGCCGGCCGATGTGTGGCCGCCGATCCTGAATGTGGTGATCGGTGCGGCCATGCCGCTGGTCATGTCGGCGTATCTCGGAATCGCCGACAGCGCTGTGGAATTGGCGACGTCGCTGGCGGCGCAACGCGAGGCCGCGCATCTGGTGAGCCTGGTGGGTGAGATGGCGAATGCGCACACCACCGCCGCCGATCTCATCGATGCCATGTTCAGCGAGTCCGATGATCTGCGTTTCGCCAATACCGACGCGCACGCGGCCCGCATTCTCAGCCGCAAGACCGTCGCGGCGGACGCCTTGATCCAGACGGTGCGGCTGGCCATCGAAATCGTTGGCGGACTGGGATTCTCGCGCGACTACCCCCTGGAAATGTGGTACCGCGACATCCACGGCGCGCTGTTCCATCCGCTGCCGCGGGCCAAGCAGCTGCGCTTCACCGGGCACGTGCTGCTGGGCAACACTCCCCTGGGCTGA
- a CDS encoding transglycosylase SLT domain-containing protein — protein sequence MPHSIVRGIRCVGKFAVVLTVATAMAVCAAATAEADCGLDCEDDRESAALSLSGLAGLGVGALFGLYTLTPRAIALAMVPPDQFLAFDAIIERESGWNTFAVNPVSGAYGLPQALPGHKMSTHGLDWPFNPVTQIRWAYDYMNQRYGSPNDAWVFWQANGWY from the coding sequence ATGCCGCACTCGATTGTGCGGGGGATTCGGTGCGTCGGTAAATTCGCCGTCGTCCTGACAGTGGCCACCGCCATGGCGGTCTGCGCCGCCGCGACCGCGGAAGCGGACTGCGGGCTCGACTGCGAGGACGACCGCGAGTCGGCGGCGCTGTCGCTGTCGGGACTGGCCGGGCTCGGCGTGGGCGCGCTCTTCGGGTTGTACACCCTCACGCCCCGGGCCATTGCCCTGGCCATGGTCCCGCCCGACCAGTTCCTGGCCTTCGACGCCATCATCGAGCGGGAGAGCGGCTGGAACACCTTCGCCGTCAACCCCGTCAGCGGCGCGTACGGTCTGCCGCAGGCCCTGCCGGGACACAAGATGTCCACGCACGGGCTGGACTGGCCGTTCAATCCGGTCACCCAGATCCGTTGGGCCTACGACTATATGAACCAGCGCTACGGCAGTCCCAATGACGCGTGGGTGTTCTGGCAGGCCAACGGCTGGTATTGA
- a CDS encoding EthD domain-containing protein has translation MKLMYALWGEGLDAWLHGAELRRRLADIGGYELQVNVRDAEVAGAQLRHTTYAEPIAAIVSVRTLGGHETVTAALGSVADEVQGWMVDERRPIVPPQVEDGVRTDALANVALLRIPADLTREEWLHRWHDLHTPVAIETQATFGYVQNTVAEAITPGKRVDALVEELFPMAAMASPHEFYGSGGDDAELQRRITRLMESVVSFGAHLDLDIVPTSRYVYKLS, from the coding sequence ATGAAGCTGATGTACGCCCTCTGGGGTGAGGGACTGGACGCGTGGCTGCACGGTGCGGAACTGCGGCGGCGACTGGCCGATATCGGCGGGTACGAATTGCAGGTGAATGTGCGCGACGCCGAGGTGGCGGGTGCGCAATTGCGCCACACCACCTATGCGGAGCCGATCGCCGCGATCGTGAGCGTGCGCACCCTGGGTGGGCACGAAACCGTCACCGCCGCACTGGGTTCGGTGGCCGACGAGGTGCAGGGCTGGATGGTCGACGAACGTCGGCCGATTGTGCCGCCGCAGGTCGAGGATGGGGTGCGCACCGATGCGCTCGCCAATGTCGCGCTGCTGCGCATCCCGGCCGACCTCACCCGGGAGGAGTGGCTGCACCGCTGGCACGACCTGCACACGCCGGTCGCCATCGAAACGCAGGCGACCTTCGGCTACGTGCAGAACACCGTGGCCGAGGCGATCACCCCGGGTAAACGGGTGGATGCCCTGGTCGAGGAGCTGTTCCCGATGGCGGCCATGGCCAGCCCGCACGAGTTCTACGGCAGCGGCGGCGACGATGCCGAATTGCAGCGGCGCATCACGCGATTGATGGAGAGCGTGGTCAGCTTCGGCGCGCACCTCGACCTGGACATCGTCCCGACCAGTCGGTACGTCTATAAGCTCAGCTGA
- a CDS encoding TIGR03086 family metal-binding protein → MTTESTTSKNFESLIAGIDLIALHARVVETSVEVASHVTPADLTKPTPCAGWTLDDLLAHMIAQHYGFAAAARGVGDRERWHPRPLGPDPAADYRAAAEHVLTAFAEPDVLDRNFPLPEFTTAFEFPGAQAVTFHFIDYVVHSWDVARTLGATVAFGDEILKLALPVARFVPDDKSRTVPGAAFAPAVAWSGDSTLDAVLALLGRSPDWAPAHPETSVR, encoded by the coding sequence ATGACCACTGAATCCACCACCTCGAAGAACTTCGAATCCCTCATTGCCGGAATAGATCTCATCGCTTTGCATGCTCGTGTAGTCGAAACCTCCGTCGAGGTCGCGTCCCACGTCACCCCGGCTGATCTCACGAAGCCGACACCGTGCGCGGGTTGGACGCTGGACGACCTGCTCGCCCACATGATCGCCCAGCACTACGGATTCGCGGCCGCCGCGCGCGGGGTGGGCGATCGGGAGCGGTGGCATCCGCGCCCACTCGGCCCCGATCCCGCCGCCGACTACCGCGCTGCCGCCGAGCACGTCCTCACGGCCTTCGCCGAACCCGATGTCCTCGACCGCAACTTCCCGCTCCCGGAATTCACCACCGCCTTCGAATTTCCGGGCGCCCAGGCGGTCACCTTCCACTTCATCGACTATGTCGTGCACAGCTGGGATGTCGCCCGAACCTTGGGCGCGACAGTCGCTTTCGGCGATGAGATCCTGAAGCTCGCGCTCCCCGTCGCGCGGTTCGTCCCGGACGACAAGTCGCGCACCGTCCCCGGCGCGGCCTTCGCGCCCGCTGTCGCCTGGTCCGGCGACTCCACGCTCGACGCCGTCCTGGCCCTGCTCGGCCGCTCCCCGGACTGGGCTCCGGCACATCCTGAGACGTCTGTCCGATAG
- a CDS encoding MarR family winged helix-turn-helix transcriptional regulator → MPEVQRPDLAAMLAPLGRVLIQAELPVLERNGLSMWGYAVLLGLGNEPVYTQAALAKKINADKTRIIRVLDELQERGLIRRDPDPADRRARLVSLTADGRTVRDRTQREIQEQEEQVLSLLPAADRKVFLRSLQRLSEGIPALGEPA, encoded by the coding sequence ATGCCGGAAGTGCAGCGCCCCGATCTCGCCGCGATGCTCGCGCCGCTGGGACGCGTCCTCATACAGGCGGAACTGCCTGTGCTCGAACGCAATGGGCTCAGCATGTGGGGTTATGCCGTGCTGCTCGGACTCGGCAACGAACCCGTCTACACCCAGGCAGCGCTCGCGAAGAAGATCAACGCGGATAAGACGCGGATCATCCGGGTGCTCGACGAACTACAGGAACGCGGGCTCATTCGCCGCGATCCGGATCCGGCCGATCGGCGGGCGCGGCTGGTGTCGCTCACCGCTGACGGCCGTACCGTTCGCGATCGGACACAGCGTGAAATTCAGGAGCAGGAGGAACAGGTGCTGTCCCTCCTGCCCGCCGCCGACCGGAAGGTCTTTCTGCGGTCGCTGCAACGACTGTCGGAAGGGATCCCCGCCCTCGGTGAGCCTGCATGA
- a CDS encoding GNAT family N-acetyltransferase — protein MTVGAPAVVFGIALTVVSSPAARGLVIAVWVALAVGVVLVAGGLWAWRVSELCDKAIKAHDDVPRKVESARLLLRPPVPQDAVALAATIDAEMIAGNGWTERTARVMVQAVRSGHPTPGLLVLEAWSDGALVGGATVHPSAGDASSRTLGWWIGPRHRRAGYASEAVAALVEAIHDAGVTTVEIGTSESNLAVQRICDRIGATEKDRRAQTLPNGSVVPAIWYEHRQVTADQP, from the coding sequence GTGACGGTCGGGGCTCCGGCGGTGGTCTTCGGGATCGCGTTGACGGTCGTGTCGAGTCCCGCCGCGAGGGGACTCGTCATCGCTGTATGGGTGGCGCTCGCGGTAGGCGTTGTGCTTGTCGCGGGTGGGTTGTGGGCGTGGCGGGTCAGTGAGCTCTGCGACAAGGCAATCAAGGCGCACGATGACGTGCCGCGGAAGGTCGAGTCCGCACGGCTGCTGCTGCGCCCGCCGGTACCGCAGGACGCGGTCGCACTCGCCGCCACGATCGATGCGGAGATGATCGCAGGGAACGGGTGGACCGAACGCACTGCCCGGGTAATGGTGCAGGCCGTCAGGTCGGGGCATCCGACTCCGGGGCTTCTCGTGTTAGAGGCGTGGTCGGACGGGGCCCTGGTGGGTGGCGCGACCGTGCACCCCAGCGCTGGCGACGCCTCGTCGCGCACGCTCGGCTGGTGGATCGGGCCACGGCACCGGCGCGCCGGCTACGCGAGCGAAGCGGTGGCCGCGCTGGTCGAGGCGATCCACGACGCCGGTGTCACCACCGTCGAAATCGGTACGAGCGAGTCGAATCTGGCGGTGCAGCGCATCTGCGACAGGATCGGGGCGACGGAAAAGGATCGGCGAGCGCAGACGTTGCCGAACGGATCGGTCGTCCCGGCAATCTGGTACGAGCACCGGCAGGTGACCGCGGACCAGCCTTGA
- a CDS encoding alpha/beta fold hydrolase, with amino-acid sequence MARVGGLEIAYDRVGEGPPVVFLHSAGDDARIWRPQYDALSDEFTVVTWDEPGAGRSSDLPESFGLMDYAHCLAAVMDSLRLGPAHIAGLSWGGTLALEFYRRHPHLVRTLILADTYAGWKGSLPAEEVRARVESAGRMLAAPPGEFDPTPPGLFAGEPPAAYAPLLDAMAAAARPDTMRKQLALMAETDQRDLLPTVSVPTLLLWGAQDVRSPLAVARQFQDAIPHAELVVIPGAGHLSNLERPDEFNHAVRAFCRAHS; translated from the coding sequence ATGGCACGAGTCGGCGGTCTGGAGATCGCCTACGACCGGGTCGGCGAGGGGCCGCCCGTGGTGTTCCTGCACAGCGCAGGCGACGACGCCCGCATCTGGCGGCCGCAATATGACGCGCTGTCGGACGAATTCACCGTGGTGACCTGGGACGAGCCAGGAGCGGGCCGTTCCTCCGATCTCCCCGAATCGTTCGGCCTCATGGACTACGCACACTGTCTCGCCGCGGTGATGGACTCACTGCGGCTCGGACCGGCGCACATCGCCGGCCTCTCCTGGGGCGGCACCCTCGCCTTGGAGTTCTACCGTCGCCATCCGCACCTGGTGCGCACGTTGATCCTCGCCGACACCTACGCGGGCTGGAAAGGCTCCCTCCCCGCGGAGGAGGTACGAGCCCGCGTCGAGTCCGCGGGTCGGATGCTGGCCGCACCGCCCGGTGAGTTCGATCCGACCCCGCCCGGACTGTTCGCCGGCGAACCACCCGCCGCGTACGCACCGCTGCTCGACGCGATGGCGGCCGCCGCACGCCCGGACACCATGCGCAAACAACTGGCGCTGATGGCCGAGACCGACCAGCGGGACCTCCTGCCCACCGTGTCGGTGCCCACCCTATTGCTCTGGGGCGCACAGGATGTGCGCTCACCCCTGGCGGTCGCACGACAGTTCCAGGACGCGATCCCGCACGCCGAGCTCGTCGTGATCCCCGGCGCGGGACACCTCAGCAACCTGGAACGGCCCGACGAATTCAACCACGCCGTGCGCGCATTCTGCCGCGCCCACTCCTGA
- a CDS encoding hemerythrin domain-containing protein, with translation MTFALRALAGPVSATSGMSVRSVCSIQAVASHIAIRIGWVGVACTRQVDGVGMEAPHFRRQPWVHFRFPADAARASLRLRDNHCHSAFYALTRSCHQRGMPPVYPISRKEISMSTDPHRARALGRELIDTHQWLRSELRRVTHSLDEYPATTPIGSLRDLRAHCLAFCQALTAHHTSEDETAFPVLAQRFPDLRPVLTELSADHHLVADILTRMTTALAEVSIENLATVRAEVAGLSAILESHFQWEERRIAAALDELPSADYTAAELFSRRH, from the coding sequence TTGACCTTCGCCCTGCGGGCACTGGCTGGTCCGGTCAGCGCGACCAGCGGCATGTCAGTGCGTTCGGTGTGCTCGATCCAGGCCGTCGCGAGTCACATCGCCATCCGCATAGGATGGGTCGGTGTCGCGTGTACGCGCCAGGTGGACGGCGTCGGCATGGAGGCACCGCACTTCAGGAGGCAGCCATGGGTCCACTTCCGATTCCCTGCTGATGCCGCGCGCGCCTCGCTCAGACTGCGCGACAACCACTGCCACAGCGCCTTTTACGCCCTCACGCGTTCTTGCCATCAGCGAGGGATGCCTCCCGTCTACCCCATTTCGCGAAAAGAGATCTCCATGTCCACCGACCCCCATCGCGCCCGAGCCCTGGGCCGCGAATTGATCGACACTCACCAGTGGTTGCGTAGCGAACTTCGCCGCGTTACCCACTCCCTGGACGAGTATCCGGCCACGACCCCGATCGGCTCCCTACGGGACCTGCGCGCACACTGCCTGGCCTTCTGCCAAGCCCTCACCGCCCATCACACAAGCGAGGATGAGACAGCGTTTCCCGTTCTGGCTCAACGCTTTCCCGACCTGCGGCCGGTCCTGACCGAACTCTCCGCCGACCACCATCTGGTCGCGGACATCCTGACCCGCATGACCACCGCGCTTGCCGAAGTCAGCATCGAGAATCTTGCGACGGTACGCGCTGAGGTCGCAGGGCTGTCAGCCATTCTGGAATCCCACTTCCAGTGGGAGGAACGCCGCATCGCGGCCGCCTTGGACGAGTTGCCGAGCGCCGACTACACCGCAGCGGAGTTGTTCAGCCGCAGGCACTGA
- a CDS encoding AraC family transcriptional regulator, producing the protein MTPGRSRAANDGTVSSSLARLVSGVVADLGMNRGQFAHLPDLRPEVLADDLARVSTPTMIALWEQLTLSDAGTAIGVHVADQAPVGTLGLWDYLYTTGPSLIETTPQALTYLDVIGDPGADRTQVMESGSQFIVGHATGPAVPDVVEAIEIFVLALFLKRSREATGRPIVPLRVSLSHRAPREHRRLTEFFGTTRIDYEAPANSITLLDEDAHAPLPQSQPGLAKILQHHADLTLAAAKPVLCWYDSFRVALDIVFDQNILSLEAVAERLAMSPRTLQRRLSEHETTWRTEVEKARQTRALTLLRNPDLSMRSIARRVGYSDERVLRRAIRRWHGAPPTAVRNGLATD; encoded by the coding sequence GTGACTCCAGGCAGATCCCGTGCCGCGAACGACGGCACCGTCTCCTCCAGTCTGGCCCGCTTGGTATCGGGTGTCGTAGCAGATCTGGGCATGAACCGCGGCCAGTTCGCGCACCTGCCGGATCTGCGGCCCGAGGTGCTCGCCGACGATCTGGCCCGGGTATCGACCCCGACCATGATCGCGCTGTGGGAGCAGCTCACCCTGAGCGACGCCGGAACCGCGATCGGCGTGCACGTCGCCGACCAAGCGCCGGTGGGAACCCTCGGCCTGTGGGATTACCTGTACACGACGGGCCCCAGCCTGATCGAGACCACACCGCAGGCGCTGACCTACCTGGATGTGATCGGCGATCCGGGTGCGGACCGCACCCAGGTCATGGAGAGCGGCAGCCAATTCATCGTCGGCCACGCCACCGGCCCGGCGGTGCCCGACGTCGTCGAGGCCATCGAGATATTCGTGCTCGCGCTGTTCCTCAAACGATCACGGGAGGCCACCGGCCGCCCGATCGTCCCCCTCCGAGTCAGCCTGTCCCACCGCGCACCTCGCGAACATCGCCGGCTGACCGAGTTCTTCGGCACCACCCGCATCGACTACGAGGCCCCCGCCAATTCGATCACCCTGCTCGACGAAGACGCCCACGCCCCGCTCCCGCAATCCCAGCCCGGCCTCGCCAAGATCCTGCAACACCACGCCGACCTGACCCTGGCTGCCGCCAAACCCGTGCTCTGCTGGTACGACTCCTTCCGCGTAGCGCTGGACATCGTCTTCGACCAGAACATCCTCTCCCTCGAAGCGGTAGCCGAGCGCCTGGCCATGAGCCCCCGCACCCTCCAACGCCGCCTGTCCGAACACGAAACAACCTGGCGCACAGAGGTGGAAAAGGCCCGCCAGACCCGAGCCCTCACCCTCCTCCGCAACCCCGACCTATCGATGCGATCGATAGCCCGCCGAGTCGGCTACAGCGACGAGCGCGTACTCCGCCGAGCAATCCGCCGCTGGCACGGCGCACCCCCCACAGCAGTCCGCAACGGTCTCGCCACAGACTGA
- a CDS encoding CPBP family intramembrane glutamic endopeptidase: MSTPHTEARAVPTGRRLSYPMFAAVVIAYLAIIQGGGILMKHLSGEEDFLSTRGVFYGMIIPLGVALAFTYGVIAYLGWLRPVLHDDRPTRPWVRVVPIVFLVAIAGGIGYSALAQKGWLYVVVLLIATQFVGWGEEGMFRGLGVVVLREHGLTEGRVALWSSIVFGAVHLTNGITHGASALPQAIMVSLAGYFFYLIRRVTRGNTANSIIHGLFDFTLLTGTAILVDQTFYPGTLLPILVYPVLAILLLLNRHRIEPAQQ; encoded by the coding sequence ATGAGCACGCCGCATACCGAGGCGCGGGCCGTTCCCACCGGCCGGCGTCTGTCCTATCCGATGTTCGCCGCTGTCGTCATCGCCTACCTCGCCATCATTCAAGGTGGCGGGATCCTGATGAAACACCTCAGCGGGGAAGAGGATTTCCTGTCCACGCGCGGAGTGTTCTACGGAATGATCATCCCGCTGGGCGTGGCCTTGGCGTTCACCTACGGCGTGATCGCCTACCTCGGATGGCTGCGCCCGGTCCTGCACGACGACCGCCCGACCCGGCCCTGGGTCCGCGTGGTGCCGATCGTGTTCCTCGTCGCCATCGCCGGTGGCATCGGCTACAGCGCACTCGCGCAAAAGGGTTGGCTGTACGTCGTGGTCCTGCTGATCGCCACCCAGTTCGTCGGCTGGGGTGAGGAGGGCATGTTCCGCGGCCTCGGCGTCGTGGTGCTGCGCGAACACGGGCTCACCGAAGGCCGGGTCGCGCTGTGGTCCAGCATCGTCTTCGGCGCGGTCCACCTCACCAACGGCATCACCCATGGGGCCTCGGCCCTACCCCAAGCCATCATGGTCAGCCTCGCCGGCTACTTCTTCTACCTCATCCGCCGCGTGACCCGAGGCAACACCGCCAACTCGATCATCCACGGCCTCTTCGACTTCACTCTCCTCACCGGCACCGCCATCCTCGTGGACCAGACCTTCTACCCCGGCACCCTGCTCCCCATCCTCGTCTACCCCGTCCTCGCCATCCTCCTGCTGCTGAACCGCCACCGCATCGAACCCGCACAGCAGTAA
- a CDS encoding NUDIX hydrolase → MTFSATTILVLTLIAAVVITIGVWAYTTANRLDRLHVRTDQARHALDAALARRAVVGRSVATTLAGRAADRDSSGRLTGASADPELAEQARRLTSLADRAERTNWRDRETVENQLAAALSAVDIALLPPQLVAELADAEARVLIARRFHNDAVRDTLALRTRRLVRWLHLGGTAPLPTYFEIAERVTPAASTGLDVDTVRTSARIVLLDEQDRVLLLRGRDPQVPDVQFWFTIGGGVDPGETLREAAIRELHEETGYPADSSMLRGPLWRRVAVFPFNGELIRSEELFFVLRVKAFDPKPAKLDFIERRSITGNKWCTPADIIDLDGSGETVYPYHLDQLLPEAIKAVDTDTEPEVRSIR, encoded by the coding sequence ATCACCTTCTCCGCGACCACCATTCTGGTCCTCACGCTCATCGCCGCGGTCGTCATCACCATCGGCGTGTGGGCCTACACCACCGCGAATCGCCTGGACCGCCTGCATGTTCGCACCGACCAGGCCCGGCACGCGCTCGACGCCGCGCTGGCCCGCCGTGCCGTGGTGGGCCGGTCGGTGGCCACCACCCTGGCGGGCCGGGCCGCCGACCGCGACTCGAGTGGTCGCCTCACCGGCGCCTCGGCCGATCCGGAACTGGCCGAACAGGCCCGCCGCCTCACCTCCCTGGCCGATCGCGCCGAACGCACCAACTGGCGCGACCGCGAAACCGTCGAAAACCAGCTCGCCGCAGCACTTTCCGCCGTCGACATCGCCCTGCTGCCCCCGCAGCTGGTGGCCGAGCTCGCCGACGCCGAAGCCCGGGTGCTCATCGCCCGCCGCTTCCACAACGACGCCGTCCGCGACACCCTCGCCCTGCGCACCCGCCGCCTGGTCCGCTGGCTGCACCTCGGCGGAACCGCCCCCCTGCCAACCTATTTCGAGATCGCCGAACGGGTCACCCCCGCCGCCTCCACCGGTCTCGACGTCGACACCGTCCGCACCTCCGCCCGCATCGTCCTGCTCGACGAACAGGACCGGGTCCTGCTGCTGCGCGGCCGCGACCCCCAGGTCCCCGACGTGCAGTTCTGGTTCACCATCGGCGGCGGCGTGGACCCCGGAGAAACCTTGCGCGAGGCCGCGATTCGCGAACTCCACGAGGAAACCGGCTACCCCGCCGACTCCTCCATGCTGCGCGGCCCGCTCTGGCGGCGCGTCGCCGTATTCCCCTTCAACGGCGAACTCATCCGTTCGGAGGAACTCTTCTTCGTCCTGCGCGTCAAGGCGTTCGACCCGAAGCCGGCCAAGCTCGACTTCATCGAACGCCGCTCCATCACCGGCAACAAGTGGTGCACCCCCGCCGACATCATCGACCTCGACGGATCCGGCGAAACCGTCTACCCCTATCACCTGGATCAGCTTCTCCCCGAAGCGATCAAGGCCGTCGACACCGACACCGAACCCGAAGTGCGCTCCATCCGCTGA